The following are from one region of the Segatella oris genome:
- a CDS encoding RagB/SusD family nutrient uptake outer membrane protein yields the protein MKKSYLSLMLTACLALGITSCEDRLDIPKHGNMGSKETFYQTDEEAEQALAALHISFRANHYNWFFVKNLLADDVWCGGGSRGDNAQMEKLNEYTFGTDHNLVQSVYVNLYNIIYNANLIIEHVKPNTPNMRRDIAEARFFRAWANFELVTLWGTAPIVDHLLKPGEYRPGNATTEALWAFVESDLKAAIETGELPSKHDVNDAETGIRITKETAQAYLGKTFLFQGKYAEAAQMLDNVILSGKYALFTGEYDLLLHAVNNNCCEDLLEVQLRNDPEQAWNQVTMLYLMQGWRTDKLLYSGQAATEIATGTYGFLNPRKALYDAFVAEEGTNGYRLNSTLRTYEQMKAYGINIQPGAFVYGNEGYFMWKTRPLKADCIIDAPYFQGLQYTNPRVMRYAEVLLMAAEAHLQAGNPGKALDYVNQIRKRAKLSPLTTLTLEDIKKEKRLELCMESVRYQDLVRWGDAKEVLGKQGAQIPSLTANGMQWGFKNSTYGFRDRNKLLPIPLKETELNPNISQNEGWK from the coding sequence ATGAAAAAATCATATCTTTCACTCATGCTGACGGCCTGTCTTGCACTCGGAATAACGAGCTGTGAAGACCGTCTCGACATTCCCAAGCACGGCAATATGGGCAGTAAAGAGACCTTTTATCAGACAGATGAAGAGGCTGAACAAGCGCTGGCTGCTCTCCATATCAGCTTCCGTGCCAACCATTACAATTGGTTCTTCGTCAAAAACCTGCTTGCTGACGACGTTTGGTGTGGCGGAGGATCGCGCGGAGACAACGCACAAATGGAGAAACTCAACGAATATACCTTCGGAACCGACCACAACTTGGTGCAGAGTGTATACGTCAATCTCTACAATATCATCTATAATGCCAACCTGATTATCGAGCATGTGAAGCCAAACACGCCCAATATGCGACGCGATATAGCCGAGGCTCGCTTCTTCCGCGCGTGGGCTAACTTCGAACTGGTGACGCTTTGGGGAACCGCACCCATAGTGGATCATTTGCTCAAGCCCGGGGAATATCGCCCCGGAAACGCCACAACAGAAGCACTTTGGGCCTTTGTTGAGAGCGACTTGAAGGCTGCTATCGAAACAGGGGAGCTGCCATCGAAGCATGATGTCAACGATGCTGAAACGGGAATCCGCATCACAAAGGAAACAGCTCAGGCCTATTTGGGGAAGACTTTCCTCTTCCAAGGCAAGTACGCAGAGGCTGCACAGATGCTTGACAACGTCATTCTCTCGGGCAAATACGCGCTCTTCACCGGCGAATACGACCTTCTCCTCCATGCAGTCAACAATAATTGTTGCGAGGATTTGCTCGAAGTACAGCTGCGAAACGACCCAGAACAAGCTTGGAATCAGGTGACTATGCTCTATTTAATGCAGGGGTGGCGCACCGACAAGCTGCTTTATAGCGGACAAGCTGCTACCGAAATCGCCACGGGAACCTACGGTTTTTTGAATCCGCGCAAGGCTCTTTACGACGCTTTCGTGGCCGAAGAGGGAACAAACGGCTACCGCCTCAACAGCACGCTCCGCACCTATGAGCAGATGAAAGCTTATGGAATCAACATTCAACCGGGTGCCTTCGTCTATGGAAATGAGGGATATTTCATGTGGAAGACGCGCCCGTTGAAGGCCGATTGCATCATTGATGCCCCCTATTTTCAGGGACTTCAGTACACTAACCCGCGCGTCATGCGCTATGCCGAGGTGCTGCTTATGGCGGCAGAAGCCCACCTTCAGGCCGGAAACCCAGGCAAGGCACTCGATTATGTCAACCAAATTCGCAAGCGAGCCAAGCTCTCTCCGCTCACAACGCTCACCCTTGAGGACATTAAAAAGGAAAAACGACTTGAACTTTGCATGGAAAGTGTTCGCTATCAAGACCTTGTTCGCTGGGGAGATGCCAAAGAAGTGCTAGGCAAACAAGGCGCACAGATACCGTCACTCACGGCAAATGGCATGCAATGGGGCTTTAAGAACAGCACTTACGGCTTCCGTGACCGCAACAAACTGCTGCCGATTCCATTGAAAGAAACCGAGCTCAATCCGAATATCTCGCAGAATGAAGGCTGGAAATGA
- a CDS encoding esterase: MKKQFATLCLATLTTCCFAQQNLFGEQPPLSPEVHSDHSVTFRLMAPKAESVQITGDFLPTQKVNTPYGEYDAPGIADLNKDANGLWTFTTKGSLKPELYLYNMIIDGVKVTDPANVYAIRDIANTTSIFLIGGDRADLYKVNKVPHGTVSKVWYDSPTAGMTRRCTVYTPAGYETSRKKYPVLYLLHGIGGDEQAWTELGRAAQILDNLIAKGKAEPMIVVMTNGNISQEACPGETSEGFKVPTMALPKTMDGYFEQAFPDVIKFVEATYRVQKDKGHRAIAGLSMGGFHSFYISINNPDVFDYVGLFSAAIDRQQQGGLDTIYADREQKIDKLFSMHPKLLWIGIGKTDFLYKNNADLRHYLDSKGFKYDYMETEGGHIWRNWRIYLTEFLPKLFK; the protein is encoded by the coding sequence ATGAAAAAACAATTCGCAACCCTATGCTTGGCAACGCTGACAACATGCTGTTTTGCCCAGCAAAACCTATTTGGAGAGCAGCCTCCACTTTCTCCGGAGGTGCATTCTGACCACTCGGTCACCTTCCGTCTCATGGCTCCCAAGGCCGAATCGGTGCAGATAACAGGCGACTTTCTGCCCACACAAAAAGTGAATACGCCCTATGGGGAATATGATGCTCCGGGCATAGCCGACCTGAATAAAGACGCAAACGGCCTTTGGACGTTCACCACAAAAGGCAGTCTGAAGCCTGAACTCTACCTATATAACATGATTATCGACGGCGTAAAGGTGACCGATCCGGCCAATGTATATGCCATTCGCGACATCGCCAACACCACAAGCATCTTCCTTATTGGGGGCGACCGCGCCGACCTTTATAAGGTAAACAAGGTTCCTCACGGCACTGTTTCAAAGGTTTGGTATGACAGTCCGACGGCCGGAATGACACGACGCTGTACCGTTTACACGCCTGCGGGCTACGAAACGAGCCGCAAGAAATATCCTGTTCTCTACCTACTCCACGGCATTGGTGGCGATGAACAGGCCTGGACGGAGCTCGGACGCGCCGCCCAAATCCTTGATAACCTCATCGCTAAGGGCAAAGCCGAGCCTATGATTGTTGTTATGACCAATGGGAATATCTCGCAAGAAGCATGCCCCGGCGAGACTTCCGAGGGCTTCAAGGTGCCCACAATGGCGCTCCCAAAGACGATGGATGGCTACTTTGAGCAGGCTTTCCCTGACGTTATCAAGTTTGTCGAGGCCACTTATCGCGTGCAAAAGGACAAGGGCCACCGTGCTATCGCAGGCCTTTCGATGGGCGGTTTCCACTCCTTTTACATCTCAATCAACAATCCTGACGTCTTCGACTATGTGGGATTGTTCTCCGCAGCCATAGACCGACAGCAACAAGGTGGGCTTGATACAATCTATGCCGACCGCGAACAAAAGATCGATAAGCTGTTTTCAATGCACCCAAAGTTACTATGGATCGGCATTGGGAAGACCGATTTCCTGTATAAGAACAATGCCGACCTACGCCATTATCTCGACTCTAAAGGGTTTAAATATGACTATATGGAGACCGAAGGCGGTCACATCTGGCGCAACTGGCGTATCTATTTAACTGAGTTCCTACCTAAATTGTTCAAATAA
- a CDS encoding beta-glucosidase — MRRHHIFIMAIVACFHSLTVSSQPRLQAENIDDVIAAMTLEEKCHLVLGCGMSYGDDAKFPGTAGSTYAIPRLGIPKTYCADSNQGLRMSARRDFDSRNYFCTDYMTSISLASTWDKDAAYRIGKGIGNETKEYGLDWILAPSMNLMRNVLCGRNHEYYSEDPYLSGTIAAHYVMGIQSEGTAACVKHFAANSQETNRNANDSRVSQRALRELYLRTFELAVRIGNPWTVMTAYNSINGKPTCEDISLTETVLRGEWNYKGLVVSDWNAGSNATASMVAGNDMLQPGRDKQYHELLANAKNGSLPMAVLDRNVKRILQFIVKCHNFNNYTYSNEPDLKQHAADDRKIGAEGMVLLKNENVLPLLAGQNVALYGCTSYDIIPGGTGFGGTTVGRYTVSLVEGLRNAGFSVYKPLINQYKKHIASEQKRLYPNGLPPFSLQPLHRAEEIEMTKQQLQEHAAANDIAVITIGRKSGEAADRTQDEFNLYAKERKMISQISEVYHKDGKKVVVLLNICSPVETASWKHLVDGILCTWQSGEQVGNSIADVISGTITPSGRLPVTFQIAYGDAPSDKNFPSDVKEVKDLATMYMWGNDKKDAKREVKANIDYTDYDEDIYVGYRYFDSFGKEVSFPFGFGLSYTTFAYDQMKVNKQGDTYTVSVEVKNIGNLPGRNVVELFVAAPHNKQLNKPEKELRDYAKTSLLQPGQRETVTMKVRTADLASFDEKASAWKTDAGTYRFMICASANKIETECPVAVNSYRKKVNNVMKPQVKLNRLHR, encoded by the coding sequence ATGAGACGACATCACATCTTTATCATGGCCATTGTAGCCTGCTTTCATAGTCTCACCGTATCTTCACAGCCCCGTTTACAGGCCGAAAACATCGATGATGTAATCGCAGCTATGACGCTTGAGGAGAAGTGTCACCTCGTATTAGGCTGCGGAATGAGCTATGGAGACGACGCAAAGTTTCCGGGAACGGCAGGAAGCACCTATGCCATTCCGCGCTTAGGCATACCGAAAACCTATTGTGCCGACAGCAATCAAGGACTAAGAATGAGTGCCCGACGTGACTTTGACAGCCGCAATTACTTCTGTACCGACTACATGACGAGCATCTCACTGGCTTCTACTTGGGACAAAGATGCCGCCTATCGCATCGGAAAAGGCATCGGAAACGAAACCAAAGAATACGGTCTTGACTGGATTCTTGCACCAAGTATGAACCTTATGCGCAATGTACTTTGTGGACGAAACCACGAATATTATTCCGAAGACCCTTATCTCTCGGGCACCATAGCAGCCCATTATGTGATGGGAATCCAAAGCGAAGGAACCGCAGCTTGCGTCAAACACTTTGCAGCCAACAGCCAAGAAACCAATCGAAATGCGAATGATAGCCGCGTCAGTCAGCGCGCTTTGCGTGAACTTTACTTGCGAACTTTCGAGTTAGCCGTGCGGATTGGCAACCCTTGGACGGTCATGACTGCCTATAATAGCATTAATGGTAAGCCCACATGTGAGGACATTTCACTCACCGAAACAGTGCTCCGAGGCGAGTGGAACTACAAAGGTTTAGTCGTTTCCGACTGGAATGCGGGAAGCAATGCGACCGCTTCAATGGTGGCAGGTAACGACATGTTGCAGCCAGGACGGGACAAACAGTATCACGAACTGCTTGCCAATGCGAAGAATGGAAGTCTGCCTATGGCTGTTCTTGACCGCAATGTGAAACGCATTTTGCAGTTTATTGTCAAGTGTCATAACTTCAACAACTATACTTACTCCAACGAACCAGATCTGAAACAGCATGCCGCTGACGACCGAAAGATCGGGGCTGAGGGCATGGTGCTGCTGAAAAACGAAAACGTTTTGCCTTTACTTGCAGGCCAAAACGTAGCGCTCTATGGCTGTACAAGCTATGACATCATTCCCGGAGGAACCGGTTTTGGCGGCACAACAGTGGGCCGTTACACAGTTTCTCTTGTTGAAGGGCTCCGCAATGCAGGCTTCTCTGTCTACAAACCACTCATCAATCAATACAAAAAACATATCGCTTCTGAGCAGAAAAGGCTCTATCCTAATGGGCTTCCTCCCTTCTCTTTGCAGCCACTCCACCGCGCCGAAGAGATTGAAATGACCAAACAACAGTTGCAAGAGCATGCTGCTGCTAACGATATTGCGGTCATTACAATTGGTAGAAAGAGCGGCGAAGCGGCCGACCGCACGCAAGATGAATTCAATCTGTACGCTAAAGAGCGGAAGATGATCAGCCAAATAAGCGAGGTATATCATAAGGATGGCAAGAAAGTCGTGGTGCTTCTCAACATCTGTAGCCCCGTGGAAACGGCCTCATGGAAGCATCTTGTCGACGGAATTCTTTGTACTTGGCAGAGTGGAGAGCAGGTAGGAAACAGCATAGCTGACGTGATTTCCGGTACAATAACCCCCTCCGGGCGACTTCCGGTAACCTTTCAAATTGCCTATGGTGACGCTCCTTCCGACAAAAACTTCCCTTCCGACGTGAAAGAAGTGAAAGACTTAGCTACGATGTATATGTGGGGCAATGATAAAAAAGACGCCAAACGGGAGGTCAAAGCCAATATCGATTACACCGATTATGACGAAGATATCTATGTAGGCTACCGCTATTTTGACAGCTTTGGCAAGGAGGTTAGCTTCCCATTCGGCTTCGGTTTGTCTTATACGACCTTTGCTTACGACCAAATGAAAGTCAATAAGCAGGGCGATACCTACACCGTTAGCGTAGAAGTGAAGAATATTGGTAACCTACCCGGGCGGAATGTGGTCGAACTTTTCGTGGCGGCACCACACAATAAGCAACTCAATAAACCCGAAAAAGAACTACGTGACTATGCAAAGACAAGCTTGTTGCAGCCAGGACAGCGCGAAACGGTGACCATGAAGGTGAGGACAGCCGACTTAGCTTCGTTTGATGAGAAGGCTTCGGCATGGAAAACGGATGCCGGAACCTACCGATTTATGATTTGTGCTTCGGCAAATAAAATCGAAACAGAATGTCCGGTGGCCGTCAATTCCTACAGGAAAAAGGTAAATAATGTTATGAAACCGCAGGTAAAACTCAATCGCTTGCATCGTTAA
- a CDS encoding beta-glucosidase family protein produces MKMKQLFSTALVASLFAACSPQGKTIDKQEIIHKLSLEDKTHFVIGTGMEHVDGNNAVIGATKSIVPGAAGTTYPLDSLGIPAIVLADGPAGLRINAHRKGDSATYYCTHFPIGTLLASTWNQELVEEVGKAMGNEVKEYGVDVLLAPAVNIHRNPLNGRNFEYYSEDPLVAGKTAAAYIRGVQSNGVGTSIKHFAFNNQETNRMNTDARISQRAIRELYLKPFEIAIKDAEPWTVMSAYNKINGIYTSESKELLTTILREEWGYKGAVMTDWFGGKDGAKQVWAGNDMLQPGKEEQFSAIVDGIKSGKLKEADLDRNVSRILNLIEKTPRFQGYRYSNKPDLKAHAAVTRQSAAEGMVLLKNNNALPLCTKPAKTQIALYGYSSYDFIAGGTGSGNVNHAYVVSLPDGLKNAGYKIDKSLQNAYIKYVAKCQADEEMRLEAAKKKDPKVAMLAAFLPTPRPTEMEIDTQQLAVQAQESDVALITLGRISGEFLDRKQEDFYLTQAESKLISSVCQAYHKEGKKVIVLLNVGGVIETASWKHLPDAILCTWQAGQEGGNSVADVVTGAVSPSGKLTMTWPIAFSDAYSSRNFPIDIIPDFDLKGQGKKGTGRKNVDYTNYEEDIYVGYRYFDSFGKQVSFPFGFGLSYAQFRYSDAKIDNKGDEISVSVDVKNIGKAAGKEVVELYVAAPNSLERNKPTHELKAYVKTRTLKPNEKQTVTLTVKATDLASFNETKSAWIVDEGAYHFLLGASSRDIRATLSTDIKARETKVNNVLAPKEKLELLRR; encoded by the coding sequence ATGAAGATGAAACAACTGTTTTCAACCGCCCTCGTAGCATCGCTTTTCGCAGCATGTTCGCCGCAAGGAAAGACCATCGACAAACAAGAAATCATTCATAAACTGTCGTTGGAAGACAAGACTCACTTCGTCATTGGCACGGGAATGGAGCATGTGGACGGCAATAATGCCGTAATAGGAGCGACAAAATCAATCGTTCCCGGCGCTGCTGGAACCACCTATCCGCTTGACTCTCTCGGCATTCCCGCCATCGTTTTAGCCGATGGGCCGGCCGGATTGCGCATCAATGCCCACCGGAAAGGCGACTCGGCAACCTACTATTGCACGCATTTCCCTATTGGAACGCTGCTGGCTTCGACATGGAATCAAGAGCTTGTAGAGGAAGTTGGCAAGGCTATGGGGAACGAAGTGAAAGAGTACGGCGTTGATGTTTTGCTAGCACCTGCGGTGAATATCCATCGAAACCCGCTCAACGGACGCAACTTCGAATACTATAGTGAGGACCCATTAGTGGCTGGTAAGACCGCAGCAGCCTACATTCGGGGCGTTCAAAGCAATGGTGTTGGCACGAGTATCAAGCACTTTGCGTTCAATAACCAGGAGACTAACCGCATGAATACAGACGCCCGTATCTCGCAACGTGCCATTCGTGAGCTCTATCTGAAGCCTTTCGAAATAGCCATAAAAGACGCCGAACCGTGGACTGTCATGTCTGCTTACAACAAAATCAACGGCATATATACTTCTGAAAGCAAGGAACTTCTGACCACAATCCTGCGCGAAGAATGGGGCTACAAAGGCGCAGTAATGACCGATTGGTTTGGAGGTAAGGACGGAGCCAAGCAGGTATGGGCGGGCAATGACATGCTCCAACCGGGCAAAGAGGAGCAGTTCAGTGCGATAGTCGATGGCATAAAGAGCGGCAAACTGAAAGAGGCTGACCTCGACAGAAACGTTTCTCGCATCCTTAATCTCATCGAAAAGACACCTCGTTTTCAGGGTTATCGCTACAGTAACAAGCCTGATTTGAAGGCTCATGCAGCCGTAACACGACAAAGTGCTGCCGAAGGAATGGTGTTATTGAAGAACAATAATGCACTTCCCTTGTGCACTAAACCCGCTAAAACGCAGATTGCTCTCTATGGATATTCAAGCTATGACTTCATTGCCGGGGGCACCGGGTCGGGCAATGTGAACCATGCTTACGTGGTATCTCTGCCGGATGGCCTGAAGAATGCAGGCTACAAGATAGACAAAAGCCTTCAAAATGCATACATAAAGTATGTTGCCAAGTGCCAAGCCGACGAGGAAATGCGTCTCGAAGCAGCCAAAAAGAAAGACCCGAAAGTCGCTATGTTGGCAGCATTCCTGCCTACTCCGCGACCGACGGAGATGGAGATTGATACCCAACAGCTGGCTGTTCAGGCGCAAGAATCGGATGTAGCACTCATCACTTTGGGCCGTATCAGCGGTGAATTCCTCGACCGTAAGCAGGAAGATTTCTATCTTACGCAAGCCGAAAGCAAGCTCATTAGCAGCGTTTGTCAGGCTTATCACAAAGAAGGAAAGAAGGTTATTGTGCTCTTAAACGTCGGAGGAGTGATCGAAACAGCATCATGGAAGCACCTGCCCGACGCCATTCTTTGCACATGGCAGGCCGGTCAAGAGGGCGGAAACTCGGTGGCTGACGTCGTTACGGGCGCGGTTTCGCCTTCCGGAAAGCTCACTATGACTTGGCCTATCGCCTTCTCTGACGCCTATTCTTCAAGGAATTTCCCTATCGATATCATACCCGATTTCGATTTGAAGGGCCAAGGTAAGAAAGGAACCGGCCGGAAAAACGTGGACTATACCAACTATGAAGAAGACATATATGTGGGCTATCGCTATTTTGACAGCTTCGGAAAGCAAGTCTCTTTCCCGTTCGGTTTTGGGCTGAGCTATGCGCAATTCCGGTATTCTGATGCCAAAATAGACAATAAAGGCGATGAGATTTCTGTTAGTGTAGATGTAAAGAACATCGGAAAAGCAGCAGGAAAAGAGGTCGTAGAGCTTTATGTTGCTGCACCCAACAGCCTTGAACGCAACAAACCCACGCACGAATTGAAGGCTTATGTCAAGACAAGAACGCTGAAACCCAACGAGAAGCAAACGGTCACTTTGACCGTAAAAGCAACCGACCTCGCATCATTTAACGAGACAAAATCGGCTTGGATAGTCGACGAAGGGGCCTATCATTTCCTCCTCGGAGCCTCTTCCCGCGACATTAGGGCAACGCTTTCTACCGACATAAAAGCACGGGAAACAAAGGTAAACAACGTGCTTGCACCGAAAGAGAAACTTGAATTGCTGCGTCGATAG
- a CDS encoding esterase — protein sequence MNKKLIFCAVFALLTGASGMAQEKLFNGSSVQSPVKNADGTVTFNLYAPQARQVSVSGDFLPTVKMKTPKGEIDAPGSAQLTKNAQGMWSYTTAVLSPELYSYAFNVDGLNVNDPANIYMNRDISTYSNIFIITKTKGDKGYLYSVNEVPHGNLAKVWYESPTLKMQRRMTIYTPAGYDKGKAYPVLYLLHGAGGDENAWSELGRASQIMDNLIATGKAKPMIVVMPNGNPDSQAAPGEWSKGMYKPTFMASISPKTPKATIEESFMDIVNYVDSHYKTVKSREGRAVCGLSMGGGHTFGIARLYPLTFDYYGLFSAGLHLSKPINLKDPSLYDEMKADKAFQQQMKTLFNSNPKLYWIAIGNTDFLYKANADLRRFLDDNHYKYEYVETDGGHIWRNWRIYLTAFVQKLFKASRITGSPTGIKATI from the coding sequence ATGAACAAGAAACTGATATTTTGCGCCGTATTTGCCTTACTCACCGGGGCAAGCGGCATGGCACAAGAGAAGCTTTTCAATGGGAGCAGCGTACAATCGCCCGTGAAGAACGCCGACGGAACAGTCACTTTCAACCTCTATGCCCCGCAGGCAAGGCAGGTAAGTGTAAGCGGAGACTTCCTGCCGACAGTGAAAATGAAAACCCCAAAAGGTGAAATTGATGCACCAGGAAGCGCACAACTCACGAAAAACGCACAGGGCATGTGGAGCTATACGACCGCCGTGCTCTCGCCGGAACTCTATTCTTACGCGTTCAACGTAGACGGATTGAACGTCAACGACCCTGCAAACATCTACATGAACCGCGACATCAGCACCTACAGCAACATTTTTATAATCACCAAAACAAAGGGAGATAAGGGCTATCTTTACAGCGTCAACGAGGTTCCCCACGGCAATTTGGCCAAGGTTTGGTATGAAAGTCCAACGCTAAAAATGCAACGTCGCATGACAATTTACACGCCGGCGGGCTACGATAAGGGCAAGGCTTACCCCGTACTCTACCTCCTTCACGGTGCAGGAGGCGACGAAAACGCGTGGAGCGAGCTTGGACGTGCGTCCCAAATCATGGACAATCTGATTGCAACAGGCAAAGCCAAGCCGATGATCGTGGTGATGCCGAACGGCAATCCCGACAGTCAAGCGGCCCCGGGAGAGTGGTCGAAGGGCATGTATAAGCCTACTTTCATGGCCAGTATCAGTCCGAAAACGCCCAAAGCGACCATAGAAGAGAGCTTTATGGACATTGTTAACTACGTAGACAGCCACTATAAGACCGTCAAAAGCCGTGAAGGACGCGCCGTTTGCGGCCTTTCTATGGGCGGAGGTCACACATTTGGCATCGCTCGGTTATATCCTTTGACCTTCGATTATTACGGACTTTTCTCTGCAGGATTGCATCTTTCAAAACCCATAAACCTGAAAGATCCGTCGCTATATGACGAGATGAAGGCCGACAAAGCGTTCCAACAACAGATGAAAACGCTCTTCAACAGCAACCCAAAGCTGTATTGGATTGCCATTGGAAACACCGATTTCCTTTACAAAGCCAATGCGGATCTGCGCCGATTCCTTGACGATAACCACTATAAATACGAGTATGTGGAGACCGACGGCGGCCATATCTGGCGCAACTGGCGCATCTATCTGACGGCGTTTGTGCAGAAGCTGTTCAAAGCCTCGCGCATCACGGGCAGTCCCACAGGCATAAAGGCCACTATATAG
- a CDS encoding IS982 family transposase yields MITEDKVTEIFCMADDFCKFFDAMTAKYTLKPTGKREYHRNSTMSKAEVMLIIILFHDSGYRCFKHFYLEKVCKQLRYLFPKVVSYTRIVELEREVAVPLTLFIKKVLLGKCTGISFVDSTPLRVCKNQRIHIHKVFKGIAQRGKCSMGWFFGFKLHLICNEKGEILNFMITPGDIDDRKPLEYKAFIDFIYSKLFGDKGYIGKNLFQRLFVDRIQLITKLKSNMKGALMSVSDKLLLRKRAIVETVKDELKNIAQVEHSRHRCFDNFIVNLLGAIAAYCLFPKKPCINVQRNFDTQLALF; encoded by the coding sequence ATGATCACCGAGGACAAGGTTACTGAAATATTTTGTATGGCAGATGACTTCTGCAAGTTTTTTGATGCAATGACAGCAAAATATACGCTAAAACCTACAGGAAAAAGGGAATATCATCGAAATTCTACAATGTCAAAGGCAGAAGTTATGCTGATAATAATCCTTTTCCACGATTCTGGTTATCGTTGTTTCAAACATTTCTATCTTGAAAAAGTATGCAAGCAGCTTCGCTATCTATTTCCAAAAGTTGTTTCTTATACCCGTATAGTAGAATTGGAAAGGGAGGTAGCCGTACCCTTAACCTTGTTTATCAAGAAGGTCTTGTTAGGCAAATGCACGGGCATAAGCTTCGTTGACAGCACACCACTGCGTGTCTGCAAAAACCAAAGAATACATATTCACAAAGTTTTCAAAGGCATAGCTCAAAGAGGAAAATGCTCTATGGGTTGGTTCTTCGGCTTCAAGTTGCATTTGATTTGCAATGAGAAAGGAGAGATTCTCAACTTTATGATAACGCCGGGAGATATTGATGACCGTAAGCCTTTGGAGTACAAAGCATTCATAGATTTTATATATAGTAAGCTATTCGGTGACAAAGGCTACATCGGCAAGAACCTCTTTCAAAGGCTTTTCGTTGACAGAATACAACTTATTACTAAGCTGAAAAGCAATATGAAAGGAGCTTTGATGAGCGTTTCTGACAAACTATTACTCAGAAAAAGAGCTATTGTAGAAACAGTGAAAGATGAGCTTAAGAATATTGCGCAGGTGGAGCACTCCAGGCATAGATGTTTTGACAACTTCATCGTCAACCTACTAGGTGCCATTGCTGCCTATTGCCTGTTTCCCAAAAAGCCGTGTATCAATGTACAAAGGAACTTTGACACACAACTTGCTTTGTTCTGA
- a CDS encoding site-specific integrase yields the protein MKTEKMKVLLYLKKSGIGKSGKAPIMGRITLGRSIAQFSCKLSCNPDLWNSRESRMDGKSREAVEINGRLENLLLSIQSTYQSLIAKGQPFDATDVKELFQGSVQARCMLIERLDMLIREKESHIGIDIKEGSMSAYYSTRKRLQEFIQKKYHVSDLAFSQLPESFIYELQAFCLGELGHQQSTFFRVAADLKTVCRLAYREGLADTLLFDKVHIERGDKKAPKALDKEALEKLKALRFDDLEEEMETARDIFLFACYTGAAYCDLMELSKSHLVRDDERNLWLKFNRQKTGVLCRIKLLPEAISLIERFHNDERETLLSYVKYKNYQTCLKALWLRASIPFPFTTHTARHTFATLITLEQGVPIETVSKMLGHSNISMTEHYAKVTPQKLFEEFDRFLAFTEDLQLVI from the coding sequence ATGAAAACAGAGAAGATGAAGGTGTTGCTCTACCTTAAAAAGAGCGGTATAGGCAAATCAGGTAAAGCCCCGATTATGGGGCGGATAACACTTGGAAGGAGTATTGCGCAGTTCAGTTGTAAACTTTCCTGCAACCCCGACTTGTGGAATTCACGTGAGAGCAGGATGGACGGCAAGAGCCGTGAGGCGGTGGAGATTAACGGAAGGTTGGAGAACCTGTTACTTTCCATTCAATCTACCTATCAGTCGCTAATTGCCAAAGGACAGCCATTTGATGCAACCGATGTAAAGGAGCTGTTTCAAGGTAGCGTGCAGGCTCGCTGTATGCTCATCGAAAGGTTGGATATGCTCATCAGGGAAAAAGAAAGCCATATCGGTATAGACATCAAGGAAGGATCTATGTCCGCCTATTATTCCACTCGAAAACGATTACAGGAGTTTATACAGAAGAAGTATCATGTTTCGGATTTGGCTTTCTCGCAATTGCCAGAAAGCTTCATCTACGAATTGCAAGCATTCTGTCTTGGTGAGCTTGGTCATCAGCAAAGCACATTCTTCAGAGTTGCAGCAGATTTGAAGACCGTCTGTAGGCTGGCTTATCGTGAGGGGCTGGCAGATACGCTTCTGTTTGATAAAGTACATATAGAACGAGGAGACAAGAAAGCACCTAAAGCTCTTGACAAAGAAGCATTGGAGAAGTTAAAGGCACTCCGCTTTGATGATTTGGAGGAGGAAATGGAAACGGCAAGGGATATTTTTCTCTTTGCCTGTTATACAGGTGCTGCGTATTGCGATTTGATGGAACTAAGCAAATCTCATCTTGTCCGTGATGACGAGAGAAATTTGTGGCTGAAGTTCAATCGGCAGAAGACAGGTGTACTATGCCGTATCAAATTGCTGCCCGAAGCCATTAGTCTGATAGAGAGGTTTCACAACGATGAAAGGGAAACACTGCTTTCCTATGTCAAGTACAAGAACTATCAGACTTGTCTGAAAGCCCTATGGCTTCGCGCAAGTATCCCGTTTCCCTTTACCACGCATACAGCAAGACACACCTTTGCCACGCTTATCACCTTGGAACAGGGCGTTCCAATCGAAACGGTGAGCAAGATGCTGGGACATTCCAACATAAGCATGACCGAACACTATGCGAAGGTAACGCCACAGAAACTCTTTGAGGAGTTCGACCGATTCCTTGCTTTCACCGAAGATTTGCAACTGGTTATCTAA